From Haloplanus rubicundus, one genomic window encodes:
- a CDS encoding PEP-utilizing enzyme — translation MHHDEFSTALRTLIDDSLANGCPPAVLVQELRSVAQQLEQEQRRGQESEQYPWPMIAPGRGASPGWTAGPAKRVTIDDHSQYHPPPECVSDLSDIGSDDIVVTPAFAPWMWDEMVHPTGLLIYDEAQLTGVGAVGAREYGIPTVIGCPEVSSRIATGDALALNGTTGEVFRLMLQQQREEMPQYD, via the coding sequence ATGCACCACGACGAATTCAGTACGGCGCTTCGAACCCTTATCGACGACTCGCTCGCCAACGGTTGCCCTCCGGCAGTTCTCGTTCAGGAACTGCGTTCGGTGGCACAACAACTTGAACAGGAGCAGCGTCGCGGACAGGAGAGCGAGCAGTATCCGTGGCCGATGATCGCTCCCGGACGTGGGGCCAGTCCTGGGTGGACCGCAGGCCCGGCAAAGCGAGTGACGATTGACGATCACTCCCAGTATCATCCGCCACCGGAGTGTGTCTCAGATCTATCGGACATTGGGAGCGACGACATCGTCGTCACACCAGCGTTCGCACCGTGGATGTGGGACGAGATGGTACATCCAACAGGACTGCTCATCTACGACGAAGCGCAGTTGACTGGAGTCGGAGCGGTTGGCGCTCGTGAATACGGGATACCCACAGTGATCGGTTGTCCCGAAGTGTCGTCACGGATCGCGACAGGCGATGCACTCGCGCTTAATGGCACGACTGGCGAAGTCTTTCGGCTGATGCTTCAGCAACAACGCGAGGAGATGCCGCAGTATGACTGA